Below is a genomic region from Prunus persica cultivar Lovell chromosome G3, Prunus_persica_NCBIv2, whole genome shotgun sequence.
aacTATGGGACGGGTTAGCAGAATATTTGCTCAGATTTAGTTGTCCTTAAACTTCATCTGTGCTTGCATTCGATGGATGTGGGCAACAGAGTTTCATCCCTACTCTTGTTGGGCTGTAAATTTTGTAACTAGAAAATGTTTTTGTCCCATTTCAATAAGATATGATGCTCAAAATCAGTGGCTGGTCTGTTGCAAGTTAGCGTTAATCACTTTGAATCTGCTCTTGGTCTATCCATTCTTTTACTATGCATGATATGCCTAGTTATATTGTCTCACGTGGCAACATTATATTAACTCCACAATTGCTCACAACTTAGAGTGGTTAGTCCTGCTGTTGGACCGGCCGAGATGAGTGCCACTAGAAGCGTAGGTCTTGTTTGGGGCCACCTCCCTTTGTTTGGCCCAGCCATTGCAATTGGATTGTCTACACTTGCCCCTCCAGATTAGTCGGGTCGTAGACTGGGAtaaccaaaagagaaaaataccGCAATTTCTCACCACCACTGCTTTGTCATACACTGGTTTATCATTTTTACTTCATACTGTAcatactattattattaaaattgaagaagtttTTGTGCATTAGTTTCTAATCTGTGTAAgattaaaatgaaatgaaaatctGGATGGACAGAATTGCTTTTTCCTTGTGGTATCCCATCGAGCTACCTATGCCAACTAtagtattttagttttaacctttataattaaaattttccagTTTTGAGTTGCCTGccattcttttttgttttgtttttttgggtctagTTATGGTGTGTATCAATGCaataatttgatatttttttctcttaataGACGAACACATGGTGGAAGGAAGTTGTGGGAGTCCAAAGATGAAAGGAAATGGGGGCATGATAAGTTTGAGGAGATAACTTTGCATGAAAGGCACAACGAAGAGGTAATGGTTGTATAGATGGTCATTCTGCATAATATTCTGTACGAAATATCTTTATCCATCTTTGACCTGACTTTCTGATGTACACCTCAGGGAAAGAAACCTTCTAAGGGTCCTCATGTAGGTCGTGGAAGAAACCGAGGTGTTGATCGTGGGTTTACCAGAGGCAACAGGTCTAAAGAATTTGACAATAATAATCAGAGACAGGTACCCGAGGGTGTGAGAGGGAGAGGGCCCAGAAGGTATGTACCTACTTTCAGGAAGAATAACAGACAGACACCCCCAACACAAAGCAAACAGTGAGTACAAGTTGTTTTCATGGCACTAATCATGTCTGCATCCAATTcatgatttgtttgtaatcATCTGTCACATTGTTTTTATTGTCAGATCTGGAAAGCCTGTTGAGAAAAACATGCAAACAAATTCAGAACGAACATTTACTTCCACATCAAATGCAGAATCTGCCCCGGTTCCTGCTAGGAAAAATGTCTTTGCATCAAGCTTGAATTACTTTTCTCCTCCTTTTTACCCATCAGGCTCTTCCAGTTCCAATAAAGACATCACTCTGACCCAAAAACGGGATGTACAGGCTGGGAGTGGTAAGAGGAATGTTCGGTCATCTGTAGTGCAGGACAGTTTCCATGTTCCGCAAACCAATCCGCTGCTGCGAGGGAAGAATATAGCTGAATCTGTTGGtgtggacaagctttatattgATGACTCCGTCAATCCATCTGGGAAGACGTTGACCAACTTACAAATGCCATCTTCTGGGTCATCATTTGCCAATACTACTCAAGCTCCTCAGTCCAGGGTTCAAGGAAGGAGTGTTATTCCAGGACAGATGAGCTATCAACCTGCCATGTCTCAAAATCAAATGACTAGAGCTTCTCAGTCAACAACGCATCACCATGCAGTTCATCACAATCCTGTTCAAAGTCGATCTCAATTGGCTGTACAAGCTTCTGCTCAGCAGTTGGGACAGCGTCCTGGAAGTGGATCTGGAACTTCCTCTCCACCCAAAACAACTATGTCACCAAACTCCTTTGAATCTGGAGAAGTTGAATCACCTTCAGATTCAAGTAAATCTAAAGGTGCCCTGATTGCAAAGGGAAAAGGCAGTGTTCAAGGTAGTGGAAGGGGCACTCTTACTTATGGTGGAGCTCAGGTTATGGGATCCACTCATGGAGATCAGAATTTTCCTGCAACTCCAGCCTTTTTGCCTGGTATTTTTATTGCATTGCCTTTTCTGTTCTCAATTTCTATGAAATCATATATTTATGGACCCTTAATTGTTGAAATGTAAGTGTAAATTTTAGGGGGGAAAACATATTGCTAAGCTAATCATTAATCTATTCCCCGTGGTGTATTACACCGCAATTATAGGTTTTGACAACCACTGCTTCTCTGAACTGTTTATTGATGGGGACTGTCATTAGCTAGAATATGCAGACTACATGATATTGCATATTAGCTTGgttctttttctaatatttaagCTTTGAGTAGAATATAATTTGAGATTGCATCTGGTTGGATGATTGTGCAGTTATGCAATTTGGGGGCCAGCATCCTGGGGGTATGGGAGTTCCTGCTGTTGGCATGGCATTCCCTGGATACGTTGCTCAGCCACAACTTGGTTTAGGAAATCCTGAAATGACATGGTAtggtaattattttaatatgccATTATAGGTTCTTTATTTGGCATCGTCTTCTATTAGATCTTGTTGTTTATGGGAAGTCTATGTCTAGCTCACATGGTGGTTGGAAACTTTTCATGAGGAATTATTGTCTACTGTAAAGGGAATTAGATTAAATATCTTTCCTGTTGTATTTCATCCTGCAAGGATTTGCATTGTTTAAAGGAACTACTCATATCCGTCCTGCTAAAATATCTGCATGCTCTTTATTACCAAAATGTTAGGAGGATGGAGTTCCATGCCATGTCTTTTCTCTTCTAATGGaatgattcttttttattctttctatTACTGTGGTGGTAATTACTTGGATCTTTTTAGGTTGCCTGTGTTGGCGGGTGCTGCAGGAGCATTGGGGGCAACATATTGTCCACCCTATATCTCTGTTGATGGTTCTTATCATTCTCGCCCATCGGGACAAACGTCTTCTGTGGGTTCCTTAAGGTTGGTAGTATGGTCGTCTCTTTGACTATTTATGATTCTGAGATAATGTTCTATCCTGTATCATAACCTGCTTATTGTAGCGTTAAGCTTAGCTTGttaaaattttctctttcaatATGACGTGTTGTCTTTTTTCTTGCTTTGTTTAAGAATTgtcttttttgtatttatatatttattcattCATTTAAACTTCCCTTGTTCAAGTTGAAATAATTGTTTAAGGGGTTCTTTTTACTTCCACATGGGAGggagatctttttttttttttaaatttcttaaagAAAATATCCTTACGTAcctttctaaatttttgtgtgttgtttttCAGCAAAGAGAATAACGCAACTAAAACCAATAACGAATGGAAGCCTTCACAAAAGCCTGGTATGACATTACCTTATCTTTAGTTTTGCTTCTCACCTTTGTTATTACTCCTGGCCCCTTGGGTTGGCTGTTAAACactctatttatttttacagtGTGGTAGACTAACATAAGGTTTTTCCTTTACAGAAATTGTGGGCGATGAGTATGGGCAGCGACAAAATAAGCCTCGTAGGCAAGTCACTATGATGTTATCAAGCAcaaatttatttcctttccagAATTGCTCCCTCCTGATCCAGGGTTGGGTTA
It encodes:
- the LOC18782756 gene encoding protein CASC3, with protein sequence MASVGEEDVDYESDPEEAKRSLAMRRRAAASDDEEGEGEVREKPGEDPRAGIHSDESDDQGGAAEYDDDEEELGLEEEEEIDEEEEGEDEVLEREDLEGDQERGREGETGGRIEVLAVKESDGDGRRSVEESIDENAENQAAEEEEKKENEPFAVPTAGAFYMHDDRFRDNAVGRHRRTHGGRKLWESKDERKWGHDKFEEITLHERHNEEGKKPSKGPHVGRGRNRGVDRGFTRGNRSKEFDNNNQRQVPEGVRGRGPRRYVPTFRKNNRQTPPTQSKQSGKPVEKNMQTNSERTFTSTSNAESAPVPARKNVFASSLNYFSPPFYPSGSSSSNKDITLTQKRDVQAGSGKRNVRSSVVQDSFHVPQTNPLLRGKNIAESVGVDKLYIDDSVNPSGKTLTNLQMPSSGSSFANTTQAPQSRVQGRSVIPGQMSYQPAMSQNQMTRASQSTTHHHAVHHNPVQSRSQLAVQASAQQLGQRPGSGSGTSSPPKTTMSPNSFESGEVESPSDSSKSKGALIAKGKGSVQGSGRGTLTYGGAQVMGSTHGDQNFPATPAFLPVMQFGGQHPGGMGVPAVGMAFPGYVAQPQLGLGNPEMTWLPVLAGAAGALGATYCPPYISVDGSYHSRPSGQTSSVGSLSKENNATKTNNEWKPSQKPEIVGDEYGQRQNKPRRYSQMNVASEVLQNNTELV